A section of the Cuniculiplasma divulgatum genome encodes:
- a CDS encoding zinc ribbon domain-containing protein, which produces MQFSGRDQDNAILKAYGIEVKEERSIESQEPSVCPRCREPNDPKARFCWKCGMILGRSLTEKKLKEEAREIETAIMKSEVVDDPTKRIVESFPDDFQDLILETVLQQIADNPEMKERFQKELIKEEK; this is translated from the coding sequence TTGCAATTTTCCGGTAGGGACCAGGACAATGCAATCCTGAAGGCATACGGCATTGAGGTCAAGGAAGAAAGATCAATAGAATCTCAGGAGCCATCTGTATGCCCAAGGTGCAGGGAACCCAATGATCCCAAGGCGAGGTTCTGCTGGAAGTGCGGCATGATCCTTGGCCGCTCACTGACGGAGAAAAAACTGAAGGAGGAGGCAAGAGAGATCGAAACTGCAATAATGAAGTCGGAAGTGGTGGATGATCCCACAAAGAGGATCGTCGAATCATTTCCCGATGACTTCCAGGATCTGATCCTCGAGACGGTGCTGCAGCAGATTGCGGATAATCCGGAAATGAAGGAGAGATTTCAGAAGGAACTGATTAAGGAGGAGAAGTAA
- a CDS encoding 30S ribosomal protein S3ae, whose translation MAKDRSSKKGKDKFKEKNWYTIVSPDYFGGKELTLSLGNSPESMVGRKVEVPVSDFTGNFKRANAKMIFKILSCQGTKCSTEFLGHSLSDDYIRRMVRRRKERIDIIHEVNASDKSKMVLKVVIVTDGKLNASKRVEIRNSVLSFLDEKSSGMTYGDLAKYVVGDDIYNDIINAAKDIYPIRKIELRKSVLVTHENSGNAVNTEEPGIEQAS comes from the coding sequence ATGGCAAAGGATAGAAGTTCAAAGAAAGGAAAGGACAAATTCAAGGAGAAAAACTGGTACACCATAGTATCACCTGATTATTTCGGCGGAAAAGAGCTTACACTGAGTCTTGGCAACTCGCCTGAGAGCATGGTTGGCAGGAAGGTGGAAGTGCCGGTTTCAGATTTTACAGGGAATTTCAAAAGAGCCAACGCAAAGATGATATTCAAGATCCTTTCCTGCCAGGGAACAAAGTGTTCCACTGAATTCCTGGGTCACTCCCTTAGTGATGACTATATCAGAAGAATGGTCAGGCGCAGAAAAGAGAGAATAGATATTATTCATGAGGTCAATGCATCCGATAAGTCAAAGATGGTTCTCAAGGTGGTCATCGTCACAGACGGAAAACTCAATGCCTCCAAGAGAGTGGAAATCAGAAACTCCGTTCTATCCTTCCTTGATGAGAAATCCAGTGGTATGACATACGGAGATCTTGCCAAGTACGTTGTTGGCGACGACATATACAATGACATAATCAACGCGGCGAAAGATATATACCCTATCAGGAAGATTGAGCTCAGAAAGTCGGTACTTGTTACCCACGAGAACAGCGGAAATGCAGTTAATACCGAAGAGCCTGGAATAGAACAGGCATCCTGA
- a CDS encoding antitoxin VapB family protein produces the protein MGSKNISISDEAYLRLSELKLKNESFTELIYRLTNKTNVLDLRDIISEDEGKSLEENIGDSRKLSKERIDNDS, from the coding sequence ATGGGAAGCAAAAACATATCTATTTCTGATGAAGCCTACTTAAGGTTATCAGAGCTAAAGTTAAAAAACGAAAGTTTTACAGAACTCATTTATAGATTGACAAATAAAACAAATGTGCTTGATTTAAGGGACATCATAAGTGAAGATGAGGGAAAATCCTTAGAGGAAAATATTGGAGATTCGAGGAAACTAAGCAAGGAAAGAATAGATAATGATAGCTGA
- a CDS encoding 30S ribosomal protein S24e, whose protein sequence is MPELKIENVNDNILLHRKEVRYRLVFKDEPTPSRDKIREIIAKNTGSPKDLVIVERNLQETGKNEVKGYSKIYKDKESAMLYEPDYELIRNGLKTKEGEGQ, encoded by the coding sequence ATGCCAGAATTAAAGATAGAAAACGTGAATGACAATATTCTCCTGCACAGAAAGGAGGTCAGGTACAGGCTTGTTTTCAAGGATGAGCCTACGCCCAGCAGAGACAAGATCAGGGAAATTATTGCCAAGAATACAGGATCACCAAAGGATCTTGTAATAGTTGAGAGGAACCTTCAGGAAACAGGAAAAAATGAGGTCAAGGGGTACTCCAAGATATACAAGGATAAGGAAAGCGCAATGCTTTATGAGCCCGATTATGAGCTTATCAGGAACGGGCTCAAAACAAAAGAGGGTGAGGGCCAGTGA
- a CDS encoding DNA-directed RNA polymerase gives MYIIIEDEYIARIPPEKLGFDYGEAVKDVSKGSLEGKLIDLKDPADDTRMLGKCYVVSIMNVERLGEGTIVHGDGGVYQSIKFKALAYYPEMQEIVEGIVVSVQNFGAFIKFGPFEGLLHKSQIMDDRIDVDMANQRFIGKETKRDIKAGDRVRVRIVSLNLNSSTLEDSKIGFTMKQSGLGKLEWLARKIEN, from the coding sequence ATGTACATTATAATTGAAGATGAATACATAGCCAGAATACCACCGGAGAAGCTGGGATTCGATTACGGAGAAGCAGTCAAGGATGTTTCCAAAGGGTCCCTTGAAGGGAAACTCATCGATCTTAAGGACCCGGCTGACGATACAAGGATGCTTGGGAAGTGCTATGTGGTGTCCATAATGAATGTGGAAAGGCTGGGAGAAGGAACCATAGTGCACGGAGATGGCGGTGTATATCAATCAATAAAATTCAAGGCACTCGCATATTATCCAGAAATGCAGGAGATTGTGGAAGGCATTGTTGTTTCCGTCCAGAACTTCGGTGCTTTCATCAAGTTTGGACCATTCGAGGGGCTTCTGCATAAGAGCCAGATAATGGACGACAGAATAGATGTGGATATGGCGAACCAGAGATTTATCGGTAAGGAAACCAAAAGAGATATCAAGGCCGGAGACCGGGTAAGAGTAAGAATCGTTTCTCTGAACCTCAATTCTTCAACACTTGAGGACAGCAAAATTGGATTTACCATGAAACAGAGCGGACTTGGCAAACTGGAATGGCTCGCCAGGAAAATTGAGAACTGA
- a CDS encoding acyl-CoA dehydrogenase family protein has product MEESRLPETHEILKNTVREFVSKKVAPVAATMDEHDEFPVEIFREMGKMGLLGITIPEEFGGSGMDYLAQAIVTEEIAYESASLALSYAAHSNLCLDNLYRNGSREIREKFVPKLCSGEWIGSLAMTEPGSGSDALAMKSQAVKENGRYYLSGSKTLITNAPYSDLFLTYARTDDGHSAFAVLATDTGFSRGNKFSKMGMRGSPTGTIFFDRIELDHSRILGKIGDGKHIMLSGLNSERIILAFLFIGVARKALDTALKYSMERKQSGRHLYEFQLIEEKLAYMYVRYRTSRLISQDALVKVEADPLDSLSAASAVLHASESAEYIAREAIQIHGGYGYVKDFGVERLLRDAILGQIGGGTTEIRKHLISTALVKSYKRDGVIPE; this is encoded by the coding sequence ATGGAAGAGAGCAGATTGCCTGAAACGCACGAGATCCTGAAGAATACGGTAAGGGAATTCGTTTCCAAAAAAGTAGCTCCTGTTGCAGCAACAATGGATGAGCATGATGAATTCCCGGTTGAGATATTCAGAGAAATGGGAAAGATGGGCCTGCTTGGGATAACCATTCCAGAGGAATTCGGAGGTTCAGGGATGGATTATCTTGCACAGGCCATAGTTACTGAGGAAATAGCCTATGAATCAGCATCCCTTGCACTCTCATATGCGGCACACAGCAATCTCTGTCTTGACAACCTTTACAGAAACGGCAGCAGGGAAATAAGGGAGAAATTCGTCCCAAAACTCTGCTCCGGTGAATGGATCGGTTCCCTGGCAATGACAGAGCCGGGGTCTGGTTCGGATGCACTTGCAATGAAGTCGCAGGCGGTGAAGGAAAACGGCAGGTATTATCTCAGCGGTTCGAAAACCCTTATCACCAATGCGCCCTATTCCGATCTTTTTCTCACCTACGCCAGAACCGATGACGGGCATTCTGCGTTCGCTGTCCTGGCCACCGACACGGGTTTCTCCAGGGGTAACAAGTTCTCGAAGATGGGAATGCGCGGTTCTCCAACCGGAACAATCTTCTTTGACAGGATAGAGCTTGATCATTCCCGCATACTTGGAAAAATCGGAGACGGGAAGCATATAATGCTCAGCGGCCTCAACTCAGAGCGGATCATACTGGCATTTCTGTTTATTGGGGTGGCAAGAAAGGCACTGGACACTGCCCTGAAGTATTCCATGGAAAGGAAACAATCCGGCAGGCATCTTTATGAATTTCAGCTCATAGAGGAAAAATTAGCGTACATGTATGTGCGATACAGGACAAGCCGGCTAATTTCCCAGGATGCTCTGGTAAAGGTGGAGGCTGATCCGCTGGATTCACTTTCAGCAGCATCAGCAGTGCTGCATGCGTCGGAAAGCGCCGAATACATTGCACGGGAAGCTATCCAGATACATGGCGGATATGGGTATGTGAAGGACTTTGGTGTGGAACGACTTCTCCGTGATGCAATCCTCGGGCAGATAGGCGGTGGAACCACAGAAATAAGGAAACACCTGATTTCAACTGCGCTTGTTAAAAGCTATAAGAGGGATGGGGTAATACCGGAATGA
- a CDS encoding NMD3-related protein, protein MKCIVCDKNEAVDHGQCLECLSKGLQISVTGSIDITICPKCGSYKIGNRWHRSAMKANLASKLEKHISSGETGTELRVVADSIDIKRTEGRIDFLVTADYRNLVSQPRHLSIPGKILLNSCPTCNKITGSYYEAIIQMRTLDAEYSPIIDSAMDLIDPFLVNMESNSNDSFVSKIVRLKEGLDLYIGKKNDALKISKFLHDNFFSEIKTTKKLAGRKEGEDFYRYTYLVRLMNLKAGTLMYHNGITYILETATANTLKLIDASSERRVDVQQNDFYSGSYTYSNEVVPLRKYIVLAAGNDETQIMDSVTFTTHFVKGNFSGEISAFDYNGKFIVKRN, encoded by the coding sequence ATGAAGTGTATCGTCTGCGATAAGAATGAGGCAGTGGATCACGGGCAGTGCCTTGAATGCCTTAGCAAAGGTTTGCAGATTTCTGTAACCGGTTCAATAGACATAACAATATGCCCCAAGTGTGGCTCATACAAAATAGGAAACAGGTGGCACAGGTCAGCAATGAAGGCGAACCTTGCCTCAAAACTTGAGAAGCATATTTCCAGTGGTGAAACTGGAACAGAATTGAGAGTTGTTGCTGATTCCATTGATATTAAGAGGACCGAAGGCAGGATTGACTTCCTTGTGACAGCCGACTACAGGAATCTTGTGTCACAACCGCGCCACCTGAGCATACCCGGTAAGATTCTTCTGAACAGCTGCCCAACCTGCAACAAGATCACAGGGTCATATTACGAGGCTATAATCCAGATGAGGACCCTGGACGCTGAATATTCCCCAATCATCGACAGCGCAATGGACCTCATCGATCCTTTCCTGGTCAACATGGAGAGCAACTCAAACGATTCCTTTGTTTCAAAGATTGTCAGGCTCAAGGAAGGCCTAGATCTGTATATAGGCAAAAAGAATGATGCGCTTAAAATTTCAAAATTCTTACATGACAACTTCTTCTCGGAGATAAAGACCACAAAAAAACTTGCTGGCAGGAAGGAAGGAGAGGATTTCTACCGATACACATACCTTGTCAGGCTGATGAATCTTAAAGCAGGCACACTGATGTACCATAATGGGATTACGTACATTCTTGAAACAGCTACAGCAAATACCCTGAAATTAATCGATGCTTCATCGGAGAGAAGGGTGGATGTGCAGCAGAACGACTTCTATTCTGGGTCATACACGTACTCTAACGAAGTTGTCCCTCTCAGGAAATATATTGTCCTTGCAGCCGGAAACGACGAGACACAGATAATGGACAGCGTAACATTCACCACTCACTTTGTTAAGGGCAATTTCAGCGGAGAGATCAGTGCCTTCGATTATAATGGCAAATTTATAGTAAAAAGGAATTAG
- a CDS encoding radical SAM protein: MAIRAVLIRPSNKTGSAYMTKWGFLPAPLSLLTLAGEIRRLQDSSIKIIDMEGDKLSLDDAVDEAVKFKPDLVGITLHATAAHNTAGYIARKIKEKSPDTILVAGGHHATFLPKEIIRSGFDISVLGEGDETIYEIAKAVAENTGFQNIPGIVYLSNGMIKRNRPRRLIPDLDSLPMPPLDLLDSSKYTFSVFGAEDKVMCLETSRGCPYACDFCSVTPTWGNMWRNKSNERILEEMRLAKVAGYNWIFFTDDIFVVHPNVKHREQLFDMIIEENLDMKWIVQMRADVTAKYPELIKKASQAGMRISFLGVESGSEEILKKMHKGEFTPQSVQAVKTLDQNGIIVLIGMMIGAPYERFRDVISTIRFSRQLEAAGADAVQFSIYTPLPGTRIFDDALRTNTLFTLDWDRYDVLTPVMKTGFGPVRDQMAQFYASYSFYIHKFLRDKLKGIKRSAAKTQLVDNAYNFILKMMPQYLREFFGFPRYILQTYDLYWNFRKHPALDSEKVAEALETSNKIVYDQGEKRNPYFMIKESR, encoded by the coding sequence ATGGCAATCAGGGCTGTACTTATAAGGCCTTCAAACAAAACGGGCAGCGCATACATGACCAAATGGGGATTTCTTCCTGCCCCGCTGAGTCTACTGACGCTTGCCGGAGAAATCAGAAGGCTCCAGGACAGTTCCATAAAGATAATAGATATGGAGGGTGATAAACTCAGTCTTGATGATGCGGTTGATGAGGCTGTTAAATTCAAACCTGATCTTGTTGGAATCACCCTGCATGCCACAGCAGCACATAATACTGCAGGTTATATTGCCAGAAAGATAAAGGAGAAGAGCCCTGATACCATTCTGGTGGCAGGCGGACATCATGCTACGTTTCTTCCAAAGGAAATCATAAGATCCGGTTTTGACATTTCTGTTCTCGGCGAAGGCGATGAGACTATCTATGAAATTGCAAAGGCAGTGGCTGAAAACACAGGATTCCAGAATATACCCGGTATTGTCTACCTGAGTAACGGTATGATTAAGAGGAACAGGCCCAGAAGACTCATTCCGGACCTGGACAGCCTGCCCATGCCGCCGCTTGATCTTCTGGATTCTTCAAAGTATACTTTCAGCGTGTTCGGTGCAGAAGATAAGGTAATGTGTCTTGAGACATCCCGCGGCTGTCCATACGCATGTGACTTCTGCTCAGTAACCCCAACATGGGGCAACATGTGGAGAAACAAATCCAACGAGAGAATTCTGGAGGAGATGCGTCTTGCCAAGGTCGCCGGCTACAACTGGATATTCTTCACAGATGATATTTTCGTTGTGCATCCAAATGTAAAGCACAGGGAACAGCTTTTTGACATGATCATAGAAGAGAACCTTGACATGAAATGGATAGTGCAGATGAGGGCAGATGTTACCGCAAAGTACCCGGAACTGATAAAGAAAGCATCACAGGCCGGAATGCGCATATCGTTCCTCGGGGTTGAATCTGGCAGTGAGGAAATTTTGAAAAAAATGCACAAGGGTGAATTCACTCCTCAATCCGTGCAGGCAGTCAAAACTCTTGACCAGAATGGAATAATTGTTCTCATAGGCATGATGATCGGGGCACCCTATGAAAGATTCAGGGACGTAATCTCCACAATACGCTTCTCCAGGCAGCTTGAGGCCGCAGGAGCTGATGCTGTTCAATTTTCAATCTACACGCCCCTGCCTGGAACAAGAATATTTGATGATGCCCTGAGAACAAATACACTGTTCACACTGGATTGGGACAGATATGATGTTCTCACGCCGGTAATGAAAACCGGTTTCGGACCGGTAAGGGACCAGATGGCCCAGTTTTATGCATCATACAGCTTCTACATACACAAGTTCCTGAGAGACAAGCTGAAAGGCATAAAGAGAAGCGCCGCAAAGACTCAACTTGTTGACAATGCCTATAATTTCATACTTAAGATGATGCCACAATATCTGCGGGAATTTTTCGGTTTTCCCAGATATATCCTTCAGACGTATGATCTGTACTGGAATTTCAGAAAACATCCCGCTCTTGATTCTGAAAAGGTTGCAGAGGCCCTTGAGACCTCAAACAAGATAGTGTATGATCAGGGGGAGAAAAGGAATCCCTATTTCATGATAAAGGAGTCCCGCTGA
- a CDS encoding 30S ribosomal protein S27ae gives MKRELYVLEDSKLVRKRRFCPRCGPGVFLAEHADRFTCGRCGYTEIKKEPKAQEQKPKESKPRAKKEKAPAKKKVEEKKE, from the coding sequence ATGAAGCGTGAACTTTATGTCCTTGAGGATTCCAAGCTGGTCAGGAAGAGAAGATTTTGCCCCAGATGCGGGCCCGGTGTATTCCTTGCTGAGCATGCCGACCGTTTCACCTGCGGAAGATGCGGTTACACCGAAATAAAGAAAGAACCAAAGGCTCAGGAGCAGAAGCCAAAGGAATCAAAACCAAGAGCCAAGAAAGAGAAGGCTCCCGCCAAGAAGAAAGTGGAAGAGAAAAAAGAGTAA
- a CDS encoding DUF359 domain-containing protein has protein sequence MQLRSGNEFLVGSDLRENIANYSGKLCTPSEVRAMSAKSRIISVGDVTTDILHRNGVHPFLEVVDLRTKRNLPGEFRSQAGSEHVRNPPGVITHDMFLLIERMLSGNGGRIEVDGEEDLAVIPIIFYSDINTVVTYGVPDVGMACIKVDEAIKDEVKALIERMEIRCQN, from the coding sequence ATGCAATTAAGGTCAGGCAATGAATTTCTCGTGGGAAGCGATCTCAGGGAGAACATAGCTAATTATAGCGGGAAACTGTGCACACCTTCCGAGGTGCGTGCAATGTCAGCGAAATCCCGCATAATTTCAGTGGGCGACGTGACAACAGATATTCTACACAGAAATGGAGTACATCCATTCCTGGAAGTCGTGGATCTGAGGACCAAGAGAAATCTTCCGGGAGAATTCCGAAGCCAGGCCGGATCGGAGCATGTCCGAAACCCGCCTGGAGTGATTACCCATGACATGTTCCTCCTTATAGAGAGAATGCTTTCCGGGAATGGCGGAAGGATTGAGGTGGATGGCGAGGAGGATCTTGCGGTCATACCAATAATTTTTTATTCAGACATAAATACAGTGGTAACCTACGGAGTTCCAGATGTGGGCATGGCCTGCATCAAGGTGGACGAAGCCATTAAGGATGAGGTTAAAGCACTAATTGAAAGGATGGAAATCAGATGCCAGAATTAA
- a CDS encoding arginine deiminase family protein, which yields MNIRSEWDPLREVMMHRPGTEIDYAMLAPKAFLFERPFKSRVAVQEHENLELVLKENGVRVRLLRNTVVDAADQNPDFRQELEQKVLDTVRFFGNLNRSGQAKAELERNIKYLDSSTLFNIITLEPSIDLKEDSEPGSEYPTVYSNVPLANLYFMRDQQAVVPGGVIFGKMKRLQRMKEPEITQFVISRALREKNSITISENGVFEGGDFMPAGKFALIGTGSRTNLDGAMQAIRSGLLDFDEIAVVNNPLYDFMAGSPKDPMVNMHLDTYFNLAGDGVAVGAGELMRKAELTIYSGRGSDRGTVMGKDTLYSYLKKKSFSLVELSLAEQLGYSSNFLTLRDRKIVAVNVATVLDRLLGQHVFPDYVEREVQKDLENKGRNDLFPNSKAVRDHGIDHVEVKLSELTGGYGGAHCMTAALSR from the coding sequence ATGAACATAAGATCTGAATGGGATCCGCTAAGGGAGGTCATGATGCACAGGCCAGGCACAGAGATCGATTATGCCATGCTGGCGCCAAAGGCGTTTCTCTTCGAAAGGCCATTCAAGTCACGGGTTGCGGTTCAGGAGCACGAGAATCTGGAACTGGTGCTGAAGGAGAACGGAGTAAGGGTGAGATTGCTCAGGAACACAGTTGTGGACGCTGCGGACCAGAATCCTGATTTTCGGCAGGAGCTGGAGCAGAAAGTTCTGGACACAGTAAGATTCTTTGGGAACCTGAACAGATCCGGGCAGGCAAAGGCAGAACTTGAAAGAAATATAAAATACCTGGATTCATCAACACTTTTCAATATTATAACACTTGAGCCGTCCATTGACCTGAAGGAGGACAGCGAACCTGGTAGTGAGTATCCTACGGTTTATTCCAACGTGCCTCTTGCAAACCTGTATTTCATGAGGGATCAGCAGGCCGTTGTTCCGGGAGGGGTAATCTTCGGGAAGATGAAGAGACTGCAGAGAATGAAGGAACCAGAGATCACGCAGTTCGTTATTTCCAGGGCCCTGAGGGAGAAGAACTCCATAACAATATCAGAGAACGGAGTCTTTGAAGGCGGGGATTTCATGCCAGCAGGGAAGTTCGCCCTCATTGGAACAGGATCAAGGACCAATCTGGACGGTGCCATGCAGGCAATAAGATCTGGTCTTCTGGACTTCGATGAGATTGCAGTGGTGAATAACCCACTCTATGATTTCATGGCTGGAAGCCCCAAAGACCCCATGGTGAACATGCACCTTGACACATACTTCAATCTGGCCGGAGATGGTGTTGCGGTTGGTGCTGGCGAACTAATGCGAAAGGCTGAACTGACAATCTATTCAGGAAGAGGGTCGGACCGGGGAACCGTGATGGGAAAGGATACCCTGTACAGTTACCTGAAAAAGAAAAGCTTCAGTCTGGTGGAACTGAGTCTGGCAGAGCAGCTTGGGTATTCCTCAAACTTTCTTACACTCCGGGACAGGAAAATTGTTGCAGTTAACGTTGCGACCGTGCTTGACAGGCTTCTCGGACAGCATGTATTTCCAGACTATGTGGAGCGGGAAGTACAAAAGGATCTGGAGAATAAGGGGAGAAATGACCTCTTTCCAAACAGCAAGGCTGTCAGGGATCATGGCATCGACCATGTGGAGGTTAAACTGAGTGAATTGACAGGTGGATACGGTGGAGCCCACTGCATGACCGCAGCGCTTTCACGCTGA
- a CDS encoding DEAD/DEAH box helicase, which produces MTKFEEFQLKSELLNSLHKIGFDEATEVQEKAIPLALEGTDMVVRSKTGTGKTGAFLIPIIQKLEKKDRNAALIVAPTRELALQVYEVAAQMGMSSGIRSTVVYGKVSIERQIQNIHRGTNIIIGTPGRLIDLMKRGELDLSRVRFVVLDEADIMFDLGFIEDVEYILSKTPATRQTMLLSATVQERILKLAKKHMHDPEFIKVGEEKVLTVNTISHSYAFSADHSKIATLLAYLNEYKPPKSIIFSETKRGADYIYRILVKQGYSAMVMHGDLTQAQREHSLEQFRKSAQFLVATNVAARGLDIDDVSDVINFDLPGEPEVYVHRVGRSARMGKNGTAFSIIYDDEMNLIKNIEKNVKIHMSRIELDQEPFAHISDSISMGMRGGQRPRRNMGSRSGYSNNRRRPGNRTYGGSRSY; this is translated from the coding sequence ATGACAAAATTCGAAGAATTCCAGCTGAAAAGTGAACTTTTAAATTCACTGCACAAAATAGGTTTTGACGAAGCTACTGAAGTCCAGGAGAAAGCTATTCCTCTGGCACTGGAAGGAACTGACATGGTTGTCAGATCCAAGACCGGCACCGGGAAGACAGGTGCATTCCTGATTCCTATCATTCAGAAGCTTGAGAAGAAAGACAGAAACGCAGCATTGATTGTTGCACCCACCAGGGAACTTGCACTGCAGGTTTACGAGGTTGCAGCACAGATGGGCATGTCTTCTGGCATAAGATCAACTGTTGTTTACGGAAAGGTAAGCATTGAAAGGCAGATACAGAACATACACAGGGGAACAAACATCATAATTGGAACACCCGGCAGGCTAATCGATCTCATGAAGAGAGGTGAACTTGACCTCTCCAGAGTTCGGTTTGTTGTTCTTGATGAAGCAGACATTATGTTTGATCTGGGCTTTATTGAGGATGTTGAATACATCCTTTCCAAGACACCAGCAACAAGGCAGACAATGCTACTGTCGGCAACAGTACAGGAAAGGATCCTTAAACTGGCAAAGAAGCATATGCATGATCCTGAGTTCATCAAGGTTGGCGAAGAAAAAGTTCTCACTGTTAACACAATATCACACAGCTACGCATTCTCTGCTGATCATTCCAAGATTGCAACGCTGCTGGCATACCTGAATGAATACAAGCCTCCGAAATCCATAATATTCTCCGAGACCAAGAGAGGCGCAGACTACATATACAGGATACTGGTGAAGCAGGGCTATTCCGCAATGGTTATGCATGGCGATCTGACACAGGCACAGAGGGAGCATTCCCTTGAACAGTTCCGCAAGAGTGCGCAGTTTCTGGTGGCTACAAATGTGGCAGCCAGGGGCCTTGACATAGACGACGTATCGGATGTAATTAACTTTGATCTTCCAGGAGAGCCTGAAGTTTACGTGCACAGGGTTGGCAGATCAGCAAGAATGGGCAAGAATGGAACAGCCTTCAGCATAATTTACGACGATGAGATGAATCTCATAAAGAATATAGAAAAAAACGTGAAGATTCACATGAGCAGGATAGAACTGGACCAAGAACCTTTTGCCCACATAAGTGACAGCATTTCAATGGGCATGCGTGGTGGCCAGAGGCCAAGAAGGAATATGGGCAGCAGATCCGGTTACAGCAATAACAGAAGAAGGCCCGGAAACCGCACCTATGGCGGCTCAAGGTCCTACTGA
- a CDS encoding DUF2175 family protein, producing MAEFKCFVCARPVKTGEKFTFTRDGSVHFDCFVSKRRQEVSPEKQEDLRILANILDSELQHLLNILALQNTPESVKEKVRVKYKDVEKAAGETTRMISEL from the coding sequence ATGGCAGAATTTAAATGCTTTGTATGCGCCAGGCCTGTTAAAACTGGTGAAAAATTCACGTTCACCAGAGATGGATCGGTTCACTTTGACTGTTTCGTGTCCAAACGCAGACAGGAAGTTTCACCGGAAAAACAGGAAGATCTAAGGATACTGGCAAACATACTTGACAGTGAACTGCAGCACCTGCTGAATATCCTTGCACTGCAGAATACGCCGGAATCTGTAAAGGAAAAGGTCCGGGTGAAATACAAGGATGTTGAGAAGGCAGCCGGCGAAACAACAAGAATGATCTCTGAACTTTAA
- a CDS encoding type II toxin-antitoxin system VapC family toxin, with protein sequence MIADTSFLIDIMKSDKEAIKKAEEIENKGSTIAVTSISIFELFVGVTLSIKQDRERNKINRILKGLSIISFDEDSAIEAGKIFAQKRKNGSTIEPEDSMIAGICSRRNEILVTRNIKHFNDIEGLRVES encoded by the coding sequence ATGATAGCTGATACTTCATTTCTTATAGACATAATGAAATCTGATAAAGAGGCTATAAAGAAAGCTGAGGAAATTGAAAATAAAGGAAGCACTATCGCAGTTACCTCGATTTCAATTTTTGAGTTGTTCGTTGGTGTGACCCTTAGCATTAAACAGGATCGGGAGAGAAATAAGATAAATCGAATACTCAAAGGCCTATCAATAATAAGTTTTGATGAGGATTCTGCAATAGAGGCTGGAAAGATCTTTGCACAAAAAAGAAAGAATGGATCAACAATAGAACCAGAAGATTCTATGATTGCAGGTATCTGTTCAAGAAGAAATGAGATCCTAGTCACTCGAAATATTAAGCATTTTAACGATATAGAAGGTTTGAGAGTAGAGAGTTAG
- the spt4 gene encoding transcription elongation factor subunit Spt4 — protein MKQVYRACKKCHLITTEKNCPIHGEEKTSTEWFGFVIVTEPKLSIIAERAGITEPGAYAIKVRQ, from the coding sequence ATGAAGCAGGTTTACAGGGCATGCAAGAAATGTCATCTTATCACCACTGAGAAGAACTGCCCCATACACGGGGAAGAGAAGACGTCCACAGAATGGTTTGGATTCGTCATAGTGACTGAACCAAAGCTTTCCATAATCGCAGAAAGGGCAGGGATCACAGAGCCTGGTGCGTATGCAATTAAGGTCAGGCAATGA